A genomic segment from Sulfuritalea hydrogenivorans sk43H encodes:
- a CDS encoding DUF1015 domain-containing protein has product MNLIRAFRGLRPAPGQAGAIAAPPYDVLSSDEARARAAGKPWSFLHISKPEIDLPRDVDIYSAEVYAKAAENLAKMLSAGVLVRDDSPCYYAYRLTMGAHVQTGLVAAASVADYDSNRIRKHEFTRPDKEDDRVRQIEALNAQTGPVLLAYPASSMADALIDAIAQGAPAADVTADDGIRHQIWVLTDAAKIAAITQTFDAMSALYIADGHHRSAAASRVAAARRKPGQEQAADHFLSVIFPHHQMKIMDYNRVVKDLNGLDESALAARLAIAFTVEGSAQRVHPARPGEFGMYLAGRWRKLTIKPGLITADPVASLDVSLLSEHVLGPLLGIADLRRDKRIDFVGGIRGLAELEKRVDSGEMAVAFALHPTRMDQLMAVADSNNVMPPKSTWFEPKLADGLVSHVLD; this is encoded by the coding sequence ATGAATTTGATTCGAGCCTTTCGCGGCCTGCGCCCCGCTCCCGGCCAGGCCGGTGCGATTGCCGCCCCGCCCTACGACGTGCTGTCGAGCGACGAAGCAAGAGCGCGTGCCGCCGGCAAGCCCTGGTCCTTCCTGCATATTTCCAAACCGGAAATCGACCTGCCGCGCGACGTCGACATCTATTCGGCCGAGGTCTATGCCAAGGCCGCGGAGAACCTGGCGAAGATGCTTTCTGCCGGCGTGCTGGTACGGGACGACTCACCCTGCTATTACGCTTATCGGCTGACCATGGGCGCGCATGTGCAGACCGGCCTCGTCGCCGCCGCCAGCGTGGCCGACTACGACAGCAACCGCATCCGCAAGCACGAATTCACGCGCCCCGACAAGGAAGACGACCGCGTGCGCCAGATCGAGGCGCTCAACGCGCAGACCGGCCCGGTGCTGCTGGCCTATCCGGCATCAAGTATGGCCGACGCGCTGATCGATGCCATCGCGCAGGGTGCACCGGCGGCCGACGTCACCGCCGACGACGGCATCCGCCACCAGATCTGGGTGCTGACCGACGCCGCGAAAATCGCCGCGATTACGCAAACCTTCGATGCCATGAGCGCGCTCTACATCGCCGACGGCCATCACCGTTCGGCGGCCGCCTCGCGCGTCGCCGCCGCGCGCCGCAAGCCGGGACAGGAACAGGCCGCAGACCACTTCCTGTCGGTGATCTTCCCGCATCACCAGATGAAGATCATGGATTACAACCGCGTCGTCAAGGATCTCAACGGCCTCGACGAGTCGGCGCTGGCGGCACGCCTCGCTATCGCCTTCACGGTCGAGGGCAGCGCGCAGCGCGTGCATCCGGCCCGCCCCGGCGAGTTCGGCATGTACCTCGCCGGCCGCTGGCGCAAGCTGACGATCAAGCCTGGATTGATCACCGCCGATCCGGTGGCGAGCCTCGATGTGTCGCTGCTGTCGGAACACGTGCTGGGCCCGCTGCTCGGCATCGCCGACCTGCGCCGCGACAAGCGCATCGATTTTGTCGGCGGCATCCGCGGCCTGGCCGAATTGGAAAAGCGCGTCGATTCGGGCGAGATGGCGGTGGCATTTGCGCTGCACCCGACGCGCATGGACCAGCTCATGGCCGTGGCCGACAGCAACAACGTCATGCCGCCGAAGTCGACCTGGTTCGAACCCAAGCTGGCTGACGGACTGGTGTCGCACGTGCTGGACTAG
- a CDS encoding 3-deoxy-7-phosphoheptulonate synthase, which yields MQQTENLNIEAFEPMPTPEEIHARVPLSDAAAESVLAGRRTLERILDGTDPRVFVVVGPCSIHDPVAGLDYARRLKKLADEVAGTMLLVMRVYFEKPRTATGWKGYINDPRMDDSFHIEEGMQKAREFLLAVNEIGLPAATEALDPIGPQYLGDLIAWVAIGARTSESQTHREMSSGLSAPVGFKNGTDGSLDAAVNAIISASSQHSFLGINMQGRSSVVRTAGNRYGHLVLRGGGGRPNYDTVSVALAEAALDKAKLPHNIVVDCSHANSYKKPELQPLVMHDCINQIADQRKAGHRSIVGLMIESFIEAGNQPIPADLSQLKYGCSVTDACVDWATTEKMLREADAALRGVITNPNPA from the coding sequence ATGCAACAGACTGAAAACCTCAATATCGAAGCCTTCGAACCGATGCCGACACCGGAGGAGATTCATGCCCGCGTGCCGCTGTCGGATGCCGCCGCAGAGTCGGTGCTGGCGGGACGGCGCACGCTGGAACGCATCCTCGATGGCACCGATCCGCGCGTCTTCGTCGTGGTCGGCCCCTGCTCGATCCACGACCCGGTCGCCGGCCTCGATTACGCGCGACGCCTGAAGAAGCTCGCCGACGAAGTGGCCGGCACCATGCTGCTGGTGATGCGCGTGTATTTCGAGAAGCCGCGCACCGCGACCGGCTGGAAGGGCTACATCAACGATCCGCGCATGGACGATTCCTTCCACATCGAGGAAGGCATGCAGAAGGCGCGCGAGTTCCTGCTCGCCGTGAACGAGATCGGCCTGCCGGCGGCAACCGAGGCGCTGGACCCGATCGGCCCGCAGTACCTGGGCGACCTGATCGCCTGGGTGGCGATCGGCGCGCGCACTTCCGAATCACAAACCCATCGCGAAATGTCCTCCGGCCTCTCGGCGCCGGTCGGCTTCAAGAACGGCACCGACGGCTCGCTCGACGCGGCGGTCAACGCGATCATTTCCGCTTCCAGCCAGCACAGTTTCCTCGGCATCAACATGCAGGGCCGCTCCAGCGTGGTGCGCACCGCCGGCAATCGCTACGGCCATCTGGTGCTGCGCGGCGGCGGCGGCCGGCCGAACTACGACACGGTCAGCGTCGCACTGGCCGAAGCCGCGCTGGACAAGGCGAAGCTGCCGCACAACATCGTCGTCGACTGCTCGCACGCCAACAGTTACAAAAAGCCCGAGCTGCAGCCGCTGGTGATGCACGATTGCATCAATCAGATCGCCGACCAGCGCAAGGCCGGCCATCGCTCCATCGTCGGCCTGATGATCGAAAGCTTCATCGAGGCGGGCAACCAGCCGATCCCCGCCGATCTGTCGCAACTGAAATATGGCTGCTCGGTGACCGACGCCTGTGTCGATTGGGCGACCACGGAAAAAATGCTGCGCGAAGCGGATGCCGCGCTGCGCGGCGTGATCACCAACCCCAATCCCGCCTGA
- a CDS encoding GGDEF domain-containing protein gives MINKKPPSAIAREALTRLNALKLAPTPANYQACYNEIACIPNVAGFPEAPLHQISLALTAKTPEQEKQLKHLDAAIGNRNWREVQEALVAFSGANHEGAPKDEGMAAAMSQRCMANLALAIEHMLPALGTDDEGFLAQVREFLDALRNPATDMPAIEAMLAKFSNRVLVAAEDQAEIKAMLLKLLHLIIENIGELSLDDQWLKGQVDSLLVAATPPLTLRRLDDVERRIRNVMSKQSEAKGRSMEAQEEMRLMLAAFVEQLAMMSESSGAFGDRLEESARQIEQVKTIEGMAPLLKGVIDTTRAMATETRGAHDRLRTLQEKVQTTEAEIGKLHQELDHASALARHDPLTDALNRKGLDEALTREIAGMQRKDTPLCVALLDIDNFKTINDRLGHDTGDAALVHLVKVARQCMRPVDSLARYGGEEFVILMPDTPLEQGIQTMTRLQRMLTKIFFLSGDEKLLITFSAGVAQMRPHESGAEAMKRADKAMYLAKRAGKNRVLGG, from the coding sequence ATGATCAACAAGAAGCCCCCATCCGCGATTGCACGCGAAGCGCTGACCAGGCTGAACGCTCTCAAACTGGCGCCGACGCCGGCCAACTATCAGGCCTGCTACAACGAAATCGCCTGCATTCCCAACGTCGCCGGGTTTCCTGAAGCACCGCTGCATCAAATCTCGCTGGCGCTGACCGCAAAAACCCCGGAGCAGGAAAAACAACTCAAGCATCTGGACGCCGCGATCGGCAATCGCAACTGGCGTGAAGTGCAGGAAGCGCTGGTGGCGTTCTCCGGGGCCAATCATGAGGGCGCGCCGAAGGACGAAGGCATGGCTGCCGCCATGAGCCAACGCTGCATGGCGAACCTGGCGCTCGCGATCGAACACATGCTGCCAGCCCTGGGCACCGACGACGAAGGTTTTCTGGCGCAAGTCAGGGAATTTCTCGACGCCCTGCGCAATCCGGCGACCGATATGCCCGCCATCGAGGCCATGCTCGCCAAATTCAGCAATCGCGTCTTGGTCGCCGCGGAGGATCAGGCCGAGATCAAGGCGATGCTGCTGAAACTGCTTCATCTCATCATCGAGAACATCGGCGAGTTGAGTCTGGACGACCAGTGGCTGAAAGGCCAGGTCGACTCCCTGCTGGTTGCCGCCACACCGCCGCTGACCTTGCGCCGCCTCGACGACGTCGAGCGCCGGATCAGGAATGTGATGTCCAAGCAGAGCGAAGCCAAAGGCCGCTCCATGGAAGCGCAAGAAGAGATGCGCCTGATGCTGGCGGCGTTTGTCGAGCAACTGGCAATGATGAGCGAATCGAGCGGCGCATTCGGCGACAGGCTTGAGGAAAGCGCCCGGCAGATCGAACAGGTCAAGACCATTGAAGGCATGGCGCCGCTGCTCAAGGGTGTCATCGATACAACCCGCGCCATGGCGACAGAGACCCGAGGTGCCCACGACAGGCTGCGGACCCTGCAGGAAAAGGTGCAAACCACCGAAGCGGAGATCGGCAAGCTGCACCAGGAACTGGATCACGCAAGCGCCCTGGCTCGCCACGACCCGCTGACCGACGCGCTGAATCGCAAGGGACTCGACGAAGCGCTGACGAGGGAGATTGCCGGCATGCAGCGCAAGGACACGCCGCTGTGCGTCGCACTGCTCGACATCGACAATTTCAAAACGATCAACGACCGCCTCGGGCATGACACAGGCGATGCGGCGCTGGTCCACCTGGTGAAGGTCGCACGCCAGTGCATGCGTCCGGTGGACTCGCTGGCGCGTTACGGCGGCGAAGAGTTTGTCATCCTGATGCCTGACACGCCGCTCGAGCAGGGAATCCAGACGATGACCCGTTTGCAGCGCATGCTGACCAAGATTTTCTTCCTGAGCGGCGACGAAAAGCTCCTGATCACCTTCAGTGCCGGCGTTGCCCAGATGAGGCCGCACGAGTCCGGCGCGGAAGCAATGAAGCGCGCCGACAAGGCCATGTACCTGGCAAAACGAGCCGGCAAGAACCGGGTGCTCGGCGGATAG
- the mfd gene encoding transcription-repair coupling factor gives MNPLLSLPALPKPGQRLDLPPLAASADALALAQLAQPGRLLAVVTASPLEAQRLAEEIAWFAPALRVHLLPDWETLPYDSFSPHQDLISERLATLYAVSRNECEVLIAAASTAITRLSPPSFLAGHTFFMKKGERLDLDKLRAQLTVAGYQHVTQVVAAGEYSVRGGLIDLFPMGTQLPYRIELFDDEVETIRSFDVDTQRTLYPVPEIRLLPAREFPSGDAGRTAFRQRFREAFEGDASRISLYKDVSNGILPAGIEYYLPLFFETTATLFDYLPQDATLLLHGDVAGAIAEFWTDLQGRYRMLGGDRSRPVLPPGELFLRDEEFFVTAKPLPQLNLKPGVGAGGTATALPALAVDRKADDPLAALRGFLGLHAGRVLLLAESPGRRQTLADYLAEYSLSALPCDDFAAFLAGDDAFMLGVGPLSGGFLLDGFAIVTENELYAATARPRGRHSDARRANLEGWLRDLSELKVGDPVVHESHGIGRYLGLLHMDFGEGDTEFLHLEYANGAKLYVPVAQLQVISRYSGADPEAIQLHTLGSGQWEKAKKKAAEQVHDTAAELLHLYAQRALREGHQFTFKQHDLEAFADGFGFEETPDQQTAINAVIEDMKSGKPMDRLVCGDVGFGKTEVAMRAAFVAVADGKQVAILCPTTLLAEQHYQNFTDRFASWPVKIAEISRFKSAAEQDEAVALLAQGRIDILIGTHRLLQKDVKFERLGLIIIDEEHRFGVRQKEALKALRAQVDVLTLTATPIPRTLGLSLEGLRDFSVIATPPQKRLAIKTFVSKWSNGQVREACLREFKRGGQVYFLHNEVDTIENMKERLQTLLPEARIVIGHGQLPERELERVMREFTQQKHNLLLCSTIIETGIDNPHANTIVINRADKFGLAQLHQLRGRVGRSHHQAYAYLLTHEDAKPTAQAKRRLEAIQAMEELGSGFFLAMHDLEIRGAGEVLGESQSGEIHEIGFAMYTNMLNAAVRALKAGEKVPDLTQPLSITSEINLRVPALLTNDYCPDVHERLTLYKRLANCDSEDELRAMQEELIDRYGEMPAQTMALMETHRLRLAGRALGLAKLDAGPAAIQLQFVPNPPIDPANIIRLLQSDRSFKLAGQDKLLWQKPSANLKERVDAVRALFMKLGPENNK, from the coding sequence ATGAACCCGCTGCTGTCCCTCCCCGCCCTGCCCAAGCCCGGCCAACGCCTCGACCTGCCGCCGCTGGCGGCCAGCGCCGACGCGCTGGCGCTGGCGCAACTTGCGCAGCCGGGCCGCCTGCTGGCGGTGGTGACGGCCAGCCCGCTCGAAGCGCAGCGCCTGGCTGAGGAAATCGCCTGGTTCGCCCCGGCCCTGCGCGTGCATCTGCTGCCGGACTGGGAGACCCTGCCCTACGACAGCTTCTCGCCGCACCAGGATTTGATCTCGGAGCGGCTGGCGACGCTCTACGCGGTCTCGCGCAATGAGTGCGAGGTACTGATCGCGGCGGCCTCGACCGCGATCACGCGCCTCTCGCCGCCCTCCTTTCTCGCCGGCCACACTTTCTTCATGAAGAAGGGCGAGCGGCTCGACCTCGACAAGCTGCGTGCCCAGCTCACCGTCGCCGGCTACCAGCACGTGACCCAGGTCGTCGCCGCCGGCGAGTACAGCGTGCGCGGCGGGCTGATCGACCTGTTCCCGATGGGCACGCAACTCCCTTACCGCATCGAACTCTTCGACGACGAAGTGGAAACCATCCGCAGCTTCGATGTCGATACTCAGCGCACGCTCTACCCGGTGCCGGAGATTCGCCTGCTGCCGGCGCGTGAGTTCCCCTCCGGCGACGCCGGACGCACTGCCTTCCGCCAGCGCTTTCGCGAAGCCTTCGAGGGCGATGCCTCGCGCATCAGCCTCTACAAGGATGTCTCGAACGGCATCCTGCCGGCCGGCATCGAGTATTACCTGCCGCTGTTCTTCGAAACTACGGCGACGCTGTTCGACTACCTGCCGCAGGACGCAACACTGCTGCTGCATGGCGACGTCGCCGGCGCGATTGCCGAGTTCTGGACCGATCTGCAAGGCCGCTACAGGATGCTCGGCGGTGATCGCTCGCGCCCGGTGCTGCCGCCCGGCGAACTGTTCCTGCGCGACGAGGAATTCTTCGTCACCGCGAAACCGCTGCCGCAATTGAACCTGAAGCCGGGAGTCGGCGCCGGCGGTACGGCGACTGCCTTGCCGGCGCTGGCCGTCGACCGCAAGGCCGACGATCCTCTGGCCGCCTTGCGCGGCTTTCTCGGCCTCCATGCCGGTCGCGTGCTGTTGCTGGCCGAATCGCCCGGACGGCGGCAGACGCTCGCCGACTACCTCGCCGAATACAGTTTGTCCGCTCTCCCCTGCGACGACTTCGCCGCCTTCCTCGCCGGTGACGATGCCTTCATGCTCGGGGTCGGTCCGCTCTCCGGCGGCTTCCTGCTCGACGGCTTCGCGATCGTCACCGAGAACGAGCTGTATGCCGCCACGGCGCGCCCGCGCGGTCGCCACTCCGATGCCCGCCGCGCCAATCTCGAAGGCTGGCTGCGCGACCTGTCCGAGCTGAAGGTGGGCGACCCTGTGGTACATGAAAGCCACGGCATCGGCCGTTACCTGGGCCTGCTGCACATGGATTTCGGCGAGGGCGACACGGAATTCCTGCACCTCGAATATGCCAATGGCGCCAAGCTCTATGTGCCCGTCGCGCAATTACAGGTCATCTCGCGCTACAGCGGCGCCGACCCGGAAGCCATCCAACTTCACACGCTGGGCTCGGGCCAGTGGGAGAAGGCCAAGAAGAAGGCCGCCGAGCAGGTGCACGACACCGCCGCCGAACTGCTGCACCTCTATGCGCAGCGCGCGCTGCGCGAAGGCCACCAGTTCACTTTCAAGCAGCACGACCTGGAAGCCTTCGCCGACGGCTTCGGCTTCGAGGAAACGCCCGACCAGCAGACCGCGATCAATGCCGTGATCGAAGACATGAAATCCGGCAAGCCGATGGATCGCCTGGTCTGCGGCGATGTCGGCTTCGGCAAGACCGAGGTCGCGATGCGCGCCGCCTTCGTCGCCGTGGCCGACGGCAAGCAGGTCGCGATCCTGTGCCCTACCACGCTGCTGGCCGAGCAGCACTATCAGAACTTTACCGACCGCTTCGCCAGCTGGCCCGTGAAGATCGCCGAAATCTCGCGCTTCAAGTCCGCCGCGGAACAGGATGAAGCCGTGGCACTGCTGGCCCAGGGCAGGATCGACATCCTGATCGGCACCCATCGCCTGCTGCAGAAGGACGTCAAGTTCGAGCGGCTCGGCCTCATCATCATCGACGAGGAACACCGTTTCGGCGTGCGCCAGAAGGAGGCGCTGAAGGCGCTGCGCGCGCAGGTCGACGTGCTGACGCTGACCGCGACGCCGATCCCGCGCACGCTGGGGCTTTCGCTGGAAGGCCTGCGCGATTTTTCGGTGATCGCGACGCCGCCGCAAAAGCGCCTGGCGATCAAGACCTTCGTCAGCAAGTGGTCCAACGGCCAGGTGCGCGAAGCCTGCCTGCGTGAGTTCAAACGTGGCGGCCAGGTCTATTTCCTGCACAACGAAGTCGATACCATCGAAAACATGAAGGAGCGGCTGCAAACCCTGCTGCCCGAGGCGCGCATCGTGATCGGCCACGGCCAGCTGCCCGAGCGCGAGCTGGAACGCGTAATGCGCGAATTCACCCAGCAGAAGCACAACCTGCTGCTGTGCTCGACCATCATCGAGACCGGCATCGACAACCCGCATGCCAACACCATCGTCATCAACCGCGCCGACAAGTTCGGCCTGGCGCAATTGCACCAGTTGCGCGGCCGCGTCGGCCGTTCGCACCACCAGGCCTATGCCTACCTGCTGACCCACGAGGACGCCAAGCCGACGGCGCAGGCCAAGCGTCGCCTCGAAGCGATCCAGGCCATGGAGGAGCTTGGCTCGGGCTTCTTCCTCGCCATGCACGACCTCGAAATCCGTGGCGCCGGCGAGGTGCTCGGCGAATCGCAGAGCGGCGAAATCCACGAAATCGGCTTCGCCATGTACACCAACATGCTCAACGCCGCCGTGCGCGCCCTGAAAGCCGGCGAGAAGGTGCCCGACCTGACCCAGCCGCTGTCCATCACCTCGGAAATCAACCTGCGCGTGCCGGCGCTGCTGACCAACGATTACTGCCCCGACGTGCATGAACGCCTGACGCTCTACAAGCGCCTGGCCAACTGCGACAGCGAGGACGAGCTGCGTGCCATGCAGGAGGAACTGATCGACCGCTACGGCGAAATGCCGGCGCAGACGATGGCCCTGATGGAAACCCACCGCCTGCGCCTGGCCGGCCGCGCGCTGGGCCTGGCCAAGCTGGATGCGGGTCCCGCCGCGATACAATTGCAGTTTGTGCCGAATCCTCCGATCGACCCCGCGAACATCATCCGCCTGCTGCAGAGCGACCGCAGCTTCAAGTTGGCGGGACAGGACAAGCTGCTCTGGCAAAAACCCAGTGCAAACCTGAAGGAACGTGTTGATGCAGTGAGGGCTCTGTTCATGAAACTGGGACCCGAAAACAATAAATAG
- a CDS encoding DUF2244 domain-containing protein yields MVATIRIPETEQVAVVITPYAPLSLRASVLILLLICIPIMAVAVVSGLLGNWYAMPASLTMCVVLCLAFRSGYRRTHCREVVTLADGAVSIERGYTNLESHCALPGEHAYVLLQDSAPDAREHHLYLCADEQKVEVGEFLDDRERGELAEVLRQLIRSAGRMRPILTT; encoded by the coding sequence ATGGTTGCAACCATCCGGATTCCCGAGACCGAGCAAGTTGCCGTCGTCATCACACCCTACGCACCGCTTTCCTTGCGTGCCAGCGTGCTGATACTGCTCCTGATCTGCATTCCGATCATGGCGGTGGCCGTAGTCAGCGGGCTGCTCGGCAACTGGTATGCAATGCCGGCCTCGCTCACCATGTGCGTCGTGCTCTGCCTGGCCTTTCGCTCCGGCTATCGCCGTACCCATTGCCGCGAAGTCGTCACCCTGGCCGACGGTGCCGTGTCGATCGAGCGCGGCTACACAAATCTGGAAAGCCACTGCGCCCTGCCCGGCGAGCATGCCTATGTGCTGCTCCAGGATTCCGCTCCGGATGCGCGCGAACACCATCTTTACCTTTGTGCCGATGAACAGAAGGTCGAAGTCGGCGAATTTCTCGATGACCGGGAGCGCGGCGAACTGGCGGAAGTACTGCGCCAGTTGATCCGCTCCGCCGGCCGCATGAGGCCGATCCTGACGACGTAA
- the coxB gene encoding cytochrome c oxidase subunit II: protein MGTKLPGKTRQSAAALLCALAAGTASAGYALNLTEGVTSISREAYRLHMLALWVCVVIAIVVFGAMAWSIYHHRKSRGAVAASFHDNTRVEIVWTILPFLVLVGLAIPATTALIAMHDTSNADLTIKITGQQWSWRYDYLKEDIGFVSNLDEKSAAAAKLGSGVDPRSVEHYLLNVDKPLVVPVGKKVRFLLNASDVIHSWWLPDLGFKKDAIPGFVNEIWARIEKPGIYRGQCTELCGVGHGFMPIVLIAMNEPDYQAWLTAQREAVAKAKAGVDRVWTKEELLAKGEEVYAKTCAACHLPGGEGIPGAFKALKGSTIVKGPVADHIDRVMNGKPGTAMPSFAAQLDDADIAAVITHERNAWGNNMGDLVQPAQIKAARK, encoded by the coding sequence ATGGGAACGAAGCTTCCGGGGAAGACGCGCCAGTCGGCGGCTGCGCTGCTCTGCGCCCTCGCCGCGGGGACGGCCAGCGCCGGCTATGCGCTGAACCTCACCGAAGGCGTGACCTCGATCAGCCGCGAGGCCTACCGCCTGCACATGCTGGCGTTGTGGGTCTGCGTCGTCATCGCCATCGTGGTGTTCGGTGCCATGGCCTGGTCGATCTACCATCACCGCAAATCGCGCGGCGCGGTGGCGGCGAGCTTCCACGACAATACCCGGGTCGAGATCGTGTGGACCATCCTTCCCTTCCTGGTGCTGGTCGGGTTGGCGATACCGGCCACCACGGCCCTGATCGCGATGCACGACACCAGCAATGCCGACCTGACCATCAAGATTACCGGCCAGCAATGGAGCTGGCGCTACGACTACCTCAAGGAGGACATCGGCTTCGTCAGCAACCTCGACGAGAAGAGCGCCGCCGCGGCCAAGCTCGGCAGCGGCGTCGATCCACGCAGCGTCGAGCACTACCTGCTCAACGTGGACAAACCCCTCGTGGTGCCGGTAGGCAAGAAAGTGCGCTTCCTGCTCAATGCCAGCGACGTGATCCACTCCTGGTGGCTGCCCGACCTGGGCTTCAAGAAGGATGCGATTCCCGGCTTCGTCAATGAAATCTGGGCGCGCATCGAGAAACCGGGCATCTATCGCGGCCAATGCACCGAGCTGTGCGGCGTCGGCCACGGCTTCATGCCCATCGTGCTGATCGCCATGAACGAGCCCGACTACCAGGCCTGGCTCACCGCGCAGCGCGAAGCGGTGGCCAAGGCCAAGGCGGGCGTCGATCGGGTATGGACGAAGGAGGAACTGCTGGCCAAGGGCGAGGAGGTTTATGCCAAGACCTGTGCCGCCTGCCACCTTCCCGGCGGCGAAGGCATCCCCGGCGCCTTCAAGGCGCTCAAGGGCAGCACTATCGTCAAGGGACCGGTGGCGGATCACATCGATCGCGTCATGAACGGCAAGCCAGGCACCGCGATGCCGTCCTTCGCCGCCCAGCTCGACGATGCCGACATCGCCGCGGTGATCACCCACGAACGCAACGCCTGGGGCAACAACATGGGCGACCTGGTTCAGCCCGCCCAGATCAAGGCAGCACGCAAATAA
- the ctaD gene encoding cytochrome c oxidase subunit I, which translates to MTEIALPQHHEHEHPRGITRWLFTTNHKDIGTLYLLFAVSMLFIGGSFAMVVRAELFQPGLQFVNPHFFNQMTTMHALVMIFGAVMPAFVGLANWMIPMMIGAPDMALPRLNNWSFWLLPFAFTLLLSTLFMPGGAPAGGWTMYPPLVLQTGMAFPFLIFAVHLMGISSVMGAINVITTVFNMRAPGMSYTKLPLFVWTWVITAFLLIAAMPVLAGAVTMLLTDKYFGTSFFNAAGGGDPVMFQHVFWFFGHPEVYIMILPAFGIVSQIVPTFARKPLFGYTSMIYAVASIAFLSFIVWAHHMFTVGMPLAGELFFMYSTVLIAVPTGVKVFNWIATMWRGSMTFETPMLWALCFIILFSIGGFSGLMLGLAPADFQYQDTYFVVAHFHYVLVTGAVFAIIAGVYFWLPKWTGRMYDERLGKLHFWLSAISVNLLFFPQHFLGLAGMPRRIPDYAVQYAEWNMLSSIGAFIFGASQLIFVYVVIRAMSGHGEQATDQVWEGAHGLEWTLSSPPPYHSFNEPPKVP; encoded by the coding sequence ATGACCGAAATCGCCCTGCCGCAGCACCACGAACACGAGCATCCCCGCGGCATCACGCGCTGGCTGTTCACCACCAACCACAAGGACATCGGCACGCTCTACCTGTTGTTCGCGGTGAGCATGCTGTTCATCGGCGGCTCCTTCGCCATGGTGGTGCGCGCCGAGCTGTTCCAGCCCGGCCTGCAGTTCGTCAATCCGCACTTCTTCAACCAGATGACCACCATGCATGCGCTGGTGATGATCTTCGGCGCGGTGATGCCGGCCTTCGTCGGGCTGGCCAACTGGATGATCCCGATGATGATAGGCGCGCCCGACATGGCCCTGCCGCGGCTCAACAACTGGAGCTTCTGGCTGCTGCCCTTCGCCTTCACGCTGCTCTTGTCGACGCTGTTCATGCCCGGCGGCGCGCCGGCCGGCGGATGGACCATGTACCCGCCGCTGGTGCTGCAAACCGGCATGGCGTTTCCCTTCCTGATCTTCGCCGTGCACCTGATGGGCATCTCCTCGGTGATGGGCGCGATCAACGTCATCACCACGGTGTTCAACATGCGCGCCCCCGGCATGAGCTACACCAAGCTGCCGCTGTTCGTGTGGACCTGGGTCATCACCGCCTTCCTGCTGATCGCCGCGATGCCGGTGCTGGCCGGCGCGGTGACCATGCTGCTGACCGACAAGTACTTCGGCACCAGCTTCTTCAACGCCGCCGGCGGCGGCGACCCGGTGATGTTCCAGCACGTGTTCTGGTTCTTCGGCCATCCCGAGGTGTACATCATGATCCTGCCGGCCTTCGGCATCGTCTCGCAGATCGTGCCGACCTTCGCCCGCAAACCGCTGTTCGGCTACACCTCGATGATCTACGCGGTGGCCAGCATCGCCTTCCTGTCCTTCATCGTCTGGGCGCACCACATGTTCACCGTCGGCATGCCGCTGGCCGGCGAGCTGTTCTTCATGTACTCGACGGTGCTGATCGCGGTGCCGACCGGGGTCAAGGTCTTCAACTGGATCGCCACCATGTGGCGCGGCTCGATGACCTTCGAGACGCCGATGCTGTGGGCGCTGTGCTTCATCATCCTGTTCTCGATCGGCGGCTTCTCCGGCCTGATGCTGGGGCTGGCGCCGGCCGACTTCCAGTACCAGGACACCTATTTCGTGGTCGCCCACTTCCATTACGTGCTGGTCACCGGCGCGGTGTTCGCCATCATCGCCGGCGTGTACTTCTGGCTGCCGAAATGGACCGGCCGCATGTACGACGAGCGCCTCGGCAAGCTGCACTTCTGGCTGTCCGCGATCTCGGTCAACCTGCTCTTCTTCCCGCAGCACTTCCTCGGCCTGGCCGGCATGCCGCGCCGCATTCCGGACTATGCCGTGCAGTATGCCGAATGGAACATGCTGTCGAGCATCGGCGCCTTCATCTTCGGCGCCAGCCAGCTGATCTTCGTCTATGTCGTGATCCGCGCCATGAGCGGCCATGGCGAGCAGGCCACGGACCAGGTCTGGGAGGGCGCCCACGGGCTGGAATGGACGCTGTCCTCGCCGCCGCCTTACCACAGCTTCAACGAGCCGCCGAAGGTGCCGTGA